The Candidatus Methylomirabilis limnetica DNA window GACTCTTCTTCTCCGTGACGTCGTCCATGAAGAGCATGACGCTTTCTACTCGCCCCGCCTCGTCCTTCAGGGGTGTCAGACTATAAAAGTAGATGCGGGCGGCCAGTCCCGGAGCTCGATACTCCATCTCGCCTCCCTCAAAAGGCTGCGCGGTCAGGCAGACTGTCCGGGCCCGCCCCTCAAGGTCGGTGTAGTGGAGGATCGCAGGAGGAAAAATCTCGTTGAGCCTCTTCCCCAGCACCTCCCTCTCTTCCTTCCGCATTTTGAGAAGAAAGTTTTCGTTGGCAAAGATCACCCTCAGGACTGTATCCATGACCAGGATGGAGGAGGGAATGTGAGCAACGATCTCCTGTTCCAGATTCGCGGCGGGAGCTTGCGTGGCGGTCATTTCACAAAGGGTCGTATTCTGCGGTTTCACAGCGAACTCCTTTTTCCCTGAACAGAAGCCCTGGCCTTGCCACTGCGTCCACTACTATTACTAGCAAGCGTGGTGCCAGACCTGAGGCCCCCTGCACCCTGCTTCGAGAGAGCACAACAACTGGTTGCAGCCAACGCAACGAGACGCCAGATGAAGGGGATACCTAGCAGGGGCGTTAGGCAGTGTGTGGCAAGCAACCTGGTGAGAGTCTGGAGGGGACGCCAGAGCTATGGCGGAGACTCCATGGCATGGATGCCATAGCGGAGCGCTCAGCGGTCAGCTATCGGCTGTGAGTCTAGGAGCTATATATCGCGTCATAAATCGCAACAATGGACGTCATTCCCGCGAAGCTTGTCCCCGCATGTTTTAAGCGGGGAGCGGGAATCCATCGCTGCAAGACTGGATTCCGGATCAAGTCCGGAATGACAAAACGCCCGAGACTTATGTCGTGATATTAGCAAGGAGGAGTGGAGAGTCTGGGGTTACCGGAACTCCGGAGCCGAAATGCCATACCGCTTCATCTTGATGTGAAGCGTCTTGTAGTCGGTCCGAAGGAGCCGGGCCGCCTCACTCTTGTTCCCACGGGTCGCTTGCAGGGCCTGGTGGATCACCTGCCGCTCCGCCTCGGCGGCGGCCTTATCGCTCGCCTCTTTTAAGGAGAGACCCGCCGATACGGGGCCAGGCTCTATGGCCGAAGCTGCACCAGGGTCTTTGGCGCCCAGGGTCGGGAGGTGTTCCGGCCGAATGAGGCCCGGACTCATCAGGACAGCCTGGCGAATCACGTTCCTGAGCTCCCGTACGTTACCGGGCCAGGGATATTGGAGAAGGATCTGGGCTGCCTCGTCCGATATCCCGCGGACGGGCCGCTTGAACTCCATACTGGCTTCTTCAAAAAAGCGCTTGGCCAAGTAGGGGATGTCTTCCGGCCGCTCCCGAAGGGGTGGCAGGCTGATCGTGAATTCATTCAGGCGGTAATAGAGGTCTTGCCTGAACCGGCCTGCTCGCATCTCTTTCTCCAGCGGGACATTGGAGGCCGCGATGATGCGCACGTCCACGGGGCGCGCGCGTTTCCCTCCCAGGAGCTGCACCTGTCGCTCCTGGAGCACCCGCAGGAGCTTTGACTGGGTACTCAGGGGGAGGTTGATGATCTCGTCGAGGAACAGGCTTCCTCCTTCGGCAAGTTGAAAATGGCCCTCTTTCTTCCTATCCGCGCCGGTGAAGGCGCCTTTCTCGTGGCCGAACAGCTCCGACTCGATCAGGGTCTCGGGGATGGCCCCGCAGTCCACGGCGATAAAGGGTTGCTGGTGGCGGGCGCTCTGCTGATGGATGGCCCGGGCCAGCAGCTCCTTGCCAGTCCCCGTCTCCCCCTGGAGCAGGATCGTCAAGGGAGATCGGGCCACCAGATTGACCTGCTGGATGATTTGCTGGACATGCTGACTCGGGCCCATCAGCTCTCGGAGGGAACCGCCCTTGGCGAGCTGATTCCGCAGCGACTCCACCTCGGCCAGGAGCGCCTGCTGCTCCAGTGCCCGTCGTATGGTGAGGATGACATCATCGTTTTGAAACGGCTTGGTGATGTAGTCGTAGGCTCCGAGCCGCATGGCAGACACTGCTGTGAAGATTTCCCCACAGGCAGTCAGGATGATTATCGGCACGTGAGGGTCTATCTTCTTTATCTCCGCGAGGGTCTCCATTCCTCCGAGATTCGGCATCTTGAGGTCGAGGAGGATCGCTGAGGGCGCGTCCTGCCGGACCCTTTCCAGGGCGATCGCCCCGTCCTCCGCCGTAACCACTTCAAGTCCCTCGGCTTCGAGAATACCG harbors:
- a CDS encoding sigma-54-dependent transcriptional regulator gives rise to the protein GGGGGGGGGGGVTERSMPKVLVVDDEPDMRWFLSGILEAEGLEVVTAEDGAIALERVRQDAPSAILLDLKMPNLGGMETLAEIKKIDPHVPIIILTACGEIFTAVSAMRLGAYDYITKPFQNDDVILTIRRALEQQALLAEVESLRNQLAKGGSLRELMGPSQHVQQIIQQVNLVARSPLTILLQGETGTGKELLARAIHQQSARHQQPFIAVDCGAIPETLIESELFGHEKGAFTGADRKKEGHFQLAEGGSLFLDEIINLPLSTQSKLLRVLQERQVQLLGGKRARPVDVRIIAASNVPLEKEMRAGRFRQDLYYRLNEFTISLPPLRERPEDIPYLAKRFFEEASMEFKRPVRGISDEAAQILLQYPWPGNVRELRNVIRQAVLMSPGLIRPEHLPTLGAKDPGAASAIEPGPVSAGLSLKEASDKAAAEAERQVIHQALQATRGNKSEAARLLRTDYKTLHIKMKRYGISAPEFR